In a single window of the Oscarella lobularis chromosome 2, ooOscLobu1.1, whole genome shotgun sequence genome:
- the LOC136183647 gene encoding probable endonuclease 4: MQEPRRSERLAGKAIKTDASPPKLARKRKSQQKIESKGKICSSSSSVLPLLLGAHVSIGGGLHNAVHNAIEIGATAFGLFLRSQRQWQSKPLADETVDAFTRACVQHGFEGGRAILPHGSYLLNLGSPDESTLAKSRDALVEEMTRCERLGIGLYNFHPGSTCGKISIDECIRRIAESLNLALSKTRRVVAVIENMSGQGHTIGGDFREIRRVIDLVQDKSRVGVCLDTCHAFAAGYDISCARGYDEMMDDFQKFIGFEYLRGVHLNDSKAGVGSHLDRHENIGRGKIGREGFRRIVNDVRLRGIPMILETPMTMDDEDEILLLRSLVEDQ; the protein is encoded by the exons ATGCAGGAGCCGAGACGAAGCGAGAGGCTTGCAGGAAAAGCAATCAAAACCGACGCGTCGCCTCCGAAACTAGCGCGCAAGCGAAAATCGCAGCagaaaattgaaagcaaAGGGAAAATCTGCAGCTCCTCGTCTTCCGTTCTTCCCCTGCTGCTCGGCGCTCACGTCTCGATCGGCGGCGGCCTTCACAACGCCGTTCACAACGCGATAGAAATCGGCGCGACAGCGTTCGGGCTCTTTCTTCGCTCTCAACGCCAATGGCAAAGCAAACCTCTCGCAGACGAAACA GTTGATGCGTTCACGAGAGCGTGCGTGCAGCACGGATTCGAAGGCGGACGCGCCATTCTTCCGCACGGCTCCTACCTACTCAACCTTGGCTCGCCAGACGAGAGCACACTTGCAAAGAGTCGAGACGCTCTGGTTGAAGAAATGACACGTTGCGAACGCCTCGGCATCGGTCTCTACAATTTTCACCCGGGATCGACGTGCGGCAAGAtatcgatcgacgaatgcaTTCGGCGCATTGCCGAGAGTCTCAATCTGGCGCTGTCGAagacgcgtcgcgtcgtcgccgtgatcGAGAACATGAGCGGACAGGGGCACACGATTGGCGGCGATTTtcgcgaaattcgtcgagtcATAGACTTGGTCCAGGACAAGTCGCGCGTTGGCGTGTGCTTGGACACGTGTCACGCGTTTGCCGCCGGTTACGACATCAGTTGCGCTCGAGGATACGATGAGATGATGGACGATTTTCAGAAATTCATTGGATTTGAATATTTGAGAGGTGTGCATTTGAACGACTCGAAAGCGGGCGTAGGAAGTCATCTCGATCGACATGAGAATATTGGCCGGGGAAAGATTGGCCGCGAGGGATTTCGACGGAtcgtcaatgacgtcagattgagAGGAATTCCGATGATATTAGAAACGCCAATGAC catggacgacgaagacgaaattttACTACTTCGAAGTTTAGTTGAAGACCAATAA
- the LOC136183649 gene encoding uncharacterized protein, producing MSSLGSTGDSPVSSLASSLAPSLASSRESVASFGSLERHVEEEKYSKICQSIEERKYKKIFSAEKSFDESGGRIFADADAIVLSILPGALKAKTSIVISILSSCDGSEKSTIIELRPHLMAFSQSALLRVSHHASKVAICYAKDVGPYEFIGHVAEDHPRCESETMNISFNKFYIDMQMMSFCRICVTEHSSSFPASLLFFLPKSMSSAVGVTTSRTECQGEVYLSCSHPGTVGINIDINERGSMKFNRRVTVKVSEFDSVCVRPSQGDCQWALSHPVTFKSQHIKDVFTAREGQLGYSQATDFAVVQGKTRLGAAVAVDVFDKDGNSKFSSTYKLDFVSHVPGPDYYN from the exons ATGTCGTCGTTGGGTAGCACAGGCGATTCCCCCGTATCTTCGCTGGCATCGTCGCTAGCGCCGTCGCTGGCATCGTCTCGCGAGTCCGTCGCATCTTTTGGTTCGCTCGAACGACacgtcgaagaggagaagtACTCAAAAA TTTGCCAATCGATAGAAGAGCGGAAATACAAGAAGATTTTTTCTGCCGAGAAATCTTTCGATGAAAGTGGAGGAAGGATATTCGCTGACGCTGACGCTATCGTTTTATCCATTCTTCCGGGAGccttgaaggccaaaacgtCAATCGTTATTTCAATCCTATCAAGTTGTGACGGTTCCGAGAAGTCAACCATCATCGAATTGAGACCACATCTCATGGCCTTCTCCCAATCGGCGCTTCTAAGAGTCTCTCACCACGCATCGAAAGTGGCTATATGCTATGCCAAAGATGTCGGTCCCTATGAGTTCATCGGTCACGTTGCTGAGGACCATCCTCGGTGTGAAAGCGAGACGATGAACATATCATTCAACAAATTCTACATCGACATGCAGATGATGTCGTTTTGCCGAATCTGCGTCACCGAGCATAGCAGTTCCTTCCCTGCCagccttcttttctttttgccgaAGTCTATGTCTAGTGCAGTCGGAGTTACGACGT CACGGACTGAGTGTCAGGGCGAAGTCTATCTATCATGCTCCCATCCAGGCACTGTTGGCATCAACATT GACATCAACGAGAGAGGTTCAATGAAATTCAACAGAAGGGTTACTGTTAAAGTTTCCGAGTTCGACTCGGTGTGTGTTCGGCCAAGTCAAGGGGACTGTCAATGGGCCCTCTCGCATCCGGTCACGTTCAAGTCTCAACATATAAAGGACGTGTTCACAGCGCGGGAAGGTCAGCTTGGCTACTCTCAGGCGACGGATTTTGCTGTAGTCCAGGGCAAAACAAGACTGGGAGCAGCAGTTGCTGTTGATGTCTTTGACAAGGACGGCAACTCGAAGTTCTCCTCAACATACAAATTGGATTTTGTATCACATGTTCCAG GTCCTGACTACTACAACTGA
- the LOC136183455 gene encoding uncharacterized protein produces CVYSFLDWDTAVFASPSTYQSTQRRLCRSPERADELPIEKHVFDAPATPLRDIEPHLKDVTHLLTTICPLDDGSDPVLASHRDALLAAPNLQWIGYLSSTSVYGNADGAWVDESSPLRPPGNRGQRRVAVEQKWIELGVEKNVPVHVFRLGSVYGEGKGPLQLVQSGRMKYRISKPGHVVIWIHIDDIVSVVVASMKNPSTSNPAIYNVVDDVPMSSQEVLEHVCKLLGKDELPLIDWEDDRVAWIKAWYMENKRVSNEKMKRGLGVELKYPTAIEGLTALSKQKT; encoded by the coding sequence TGCGTGTATTCATTTTTGGACTGGGATACTGCGGTATTCGCATCGCCAAGCACTTATCAGAGCACGCAACGTCGATTGTGCAGGTCACCAGAACGCGCAGACGAACTGCCCATAGAAAAGCACGTATTCGACGCGCCGGCAACACCCTTGCGCGACATCGAGCCTCATCTCAAAGACGTCACTCACCTCCTGACGACCATCTGTccgctcgacgacggaagcgaTCCTGTTCTCGCCTCGCATCGCGACGCCCTACTGGCCGCGCCCAATTTGCAGTGGATCGGCTATTTGTCGTCAACGTCCGTGTATGGAAACGCCGACGGAGCTTGGGTGGACGAATCCTCGCCGCTTCGTCCGCCCGGGAATCGAGGTCAACGCCGAGTTGCCGTTGAACAGAAGTGGATCGAGTTGGGCGTCGAGAAAAATGTCCCGGTGCACGTGTTTCGCCTGGGATCCGTATATGGCGAGGGTAAAGGTCCCCTGCAATTGGTACAATCGGGTCGGATGAAGTACAGAATATCTAAACCTGGACACGTGGTTATTTGGATTCATATTGATGATATTGTGAGTGTGGTCGTCGCTTCAATGAAaaatccgtcgacgtcaaatcctGCTATTTATAATGTGGTTGATGACGTGCCAATGAGTAGTCAAGAGGTACTGGAGCACGTTTGCAAACTGCTaggaaaagacgaattgCCACTTATTGACTGGGAAGACGATCGTGTAGCATGGATAAAAGCGTGGTACATGGAAAACAAACGCGTCAGcaacgaaaaaatgaaaagaggGCTTGGAGTAGAGCTGAAGTATCCCACAGCCATCGAAGGATTGACTGCACTGtcgaaacagaaaacatga
- the LOC136184022 gene encoding ubiquitin carboxyl-terminal hydrolase 7-like, whose amino-acid sequence MRAKERQKEDFSEFRNHSAPEVEQMEVDNDQQEAALPREEDVERMDEESEEENRLKGEGSLAVSVGDVDILDEDTLHSEIVWIRSLPWRLMLMPRRSHSRTKSLGIFLQCYPTEVEDIVPSTWYCHAVVEFSLERHLENQEPFSRRIEHTFCAK is encoded by the exons ATGAGAGCCAAAGAACGACAGAAAGAAGACTTCTCCGAATTTCGAAACCATTCAGCGCCCGAAGTCGAGCAAATGGAAGTCGACAACGACCAGCAAG AGGCGGCTCTTCCtcgcgaagaagacgtcgaacgaatGGATGaggaaagcgaagaggaaAATCGCCTAAAGGGCGAAGGTTCGTTGGCAGTTagcgtcggtgacgtcgatattctcgacgaagacacGCTTCACAGTGAAATCGTATGGATCAGAAGTCTGCCTTG GAGACTCATGTTGATGCCGAGACGATCGCACTCCAGGACGAAGTCGTTGGGAATATTTCTCCAGTGCTATCCAACTGAAGTTGAGGACATCGTTCCGAG CACGTGGTATTGTCACGCTGTTGTCGAATTCTCGCTTGAACGTCACCTCGAGAATCAAGAGCCGTTTTCACGAC GAATTGAACACACCTTTTGCGCAAAATAA
- the LOC136183648 gene encoding protein O-linked-mannose beta-1,2-N-acetylglucosaminyltransferase 1-like — protein sequence MSQSWKPNPNASPYVPRRLLATPKSIAIDLGRPSTNGHRKSPSLRTRLCQSFLVVVLLFTLVVNVVFIYDASRRLRSADVERLNGEPTRPLHETKNPEVVAKSSSTTTKRIQISLVSSRESATVSVDGTIVLDASGDDVDRGMHVVVLNEATGSVMASRHFDTYAEKGDEAMALFVNMVADGRLLCFVVKDEASFSLKQPARDLLARLGSRHARALAWRDMWAFVARKRGGGSAAPPYGEAISKSASVSEWGAPARVDAAVPLVPLAEAGCRRWPNDEENSRRREFCEKYEGYGSLCDCDHPSPIIVSSDAPLPGNRLHGVPIAIIASNRPFYLYRMLRSLFAARGAPDASMVTIFIDGFNEQPAALARLFGVRGVQHMPQSEKNGRIAQHYKASLTALFDLYPKADYGIIIEEDLDVSVDFFAYFSATMPLLEKDASLYCISAWNDLGYDHSAMDSSLLYRVETMPGLGWMLSRRLYKNELEPQWPTPDKLWDWDMWMRLPQMRKGRECIVPDVSRTYHFGETGLNMNSYFQEAYFKKHSLNVDTDVVFRDLDHMTKDGYEEILRGLLNSARLLDHTKKPCDEDFVPETRDQVYVMFIVMNGETDYATWMEVAKCFRLWDLDARGFHRGLWRFFLKGNHVLVVGTPHSPYAQQYKPADVTPILLEREKKEKKK from the coding sequence ATGAGTCAAAGCTGGAAACCCAATCCGAACGCTTCACCCTACGTGcctcgacgtcttctcgccacgccgaagtcgatcgcgatcgacttgggccgcccgtcgacgaacggcCACCGCAAATCCCCGTCGCTGCGAACGCGCCTCTGCcaatcgtttctcgtcgtcgtcctacTCTTCacgctcgtcgtcaacgtcgtcttcatctacGACGCGAGCCGTCGCCTTCGcagcgccgacgtcgaacgactgAATGGAGAACCGACACGCCCACTCCACGAGACAAAAAACCCAGAGGTAGtagcgaaatcgtcgtcgacgacgacgaaacgcaTTCAAATATCGCTCGTATCGAGTcgcgaatcggcgacggtgtccgtcgacggaacgatcgttctcgacgcgagcggcgacgacgtcgatcgcgggatgcacgtcgtcgttctgaaCGAGGCGACGGGCAGCGTCATGGCGTCGCGTCATTTCGATACGTACGCCGAAAagggcgacgaagcgatggcGCTCTTCGTCAACATGGTCGCCGACGGTCGTCTGCTCtgtttcgtcgtcaaggacgaggcgtcgttttcgctcaaACAGCCGGCGCGCGACTTGCTCGCGCGCTTGGGCAGTcggcacgcgcgcgcgctcgcctGGCGAGACATGTGGGCGTTCGTCGCGCGGAAGCGCGGGGGCGGTTCCGCCGCTCCGCCGTACGGCGAGGCGATCAGTAAGAGTGCGTCGGTGAGCGAGTGGGGCGCGCCGGCGCGCGTCGATGCGGCGGTGCCGCTCGTGCCGCTCGCCGAAGCCGGGTGCCGTCGTTGGCCGAATGACGAGGagaattcgcgtcgacgcgagttCTGTGAGAAATACGAGGGATACGGAAGTTTGTGCGATTGCGATCATCCGTCGCCGATTATTGTTTCGAGCGATGCTCCGTTGCCTGGCAATAGGTTACACGGCGTTCCGATAGCCATTATTGCGAGCAATCGTCCGTTCTATCTCTATCGAATGTTGAGATCGTTGTTCGCGGCGCGCGGCGCGCCGGACGCTTCCATGGTGACGATTTTCATCGACGGTTTCAACGAGCAGCCCGCCGCGCTCGCTCGTCTCTTCGGCGTGCGCGGCGTCCAGCACATGCCGCAGAGCGAGAAGAACGGACGCATCGCTCAGCACTACAAGGCGAGTCTAACGGCTCTATTCGATCTCTATCCAAAAGCCGACTATGGTATTATCATCGAGGAAGATCTCGACGTCAGCGTCGACTTTTTCGCCTACTTCAGTGCAACGATGCCTTTATTGGAAAAGGACGCGTCCCTCTATTGCATATCGGCGTGGAACGACTTGGGCTACGATCATTCGGCGATGGACTCGTCGCTGCTCtatcgcgtcgaaacgatgccCGGCTTGGGTTGGATGCTCTCGCGACGGCTCTACAAGAACGAGCTCGAGCCCCAGTGGCCGACGCCGGATAAACTATGGGACTGGGACATGTGGATGCGCCTGCCTCAGATGCGCAAAGGACGCGAATGCATCGTGCCCGACGTCTCGCGAACGTATCACTTCGGCGAAACGGGTCTCAATATGAATTCGTACTTCCAGGAGGCCTACTTCAAGAAGCACTCGCTCAACGTCGACAcggacgtcgtctttcgcgaTTTGGATCACATGACGAAGGACGGCTACGAGGAGATTCTGCGCGGTCTGCTCAACTCGGCTCGCCTGCTCGATCACACGAAGAAGCCGTGCGACGAGGATTTCGTGCCGGAGACGCGCGATCAGGTCTACGTCATGTTTATCGTCATGAACGGCGAGACGGACTATGCGACGTGGATGGAAGTGGCCAAGTGCTTTCGATTGTGGGATTTGGACGCGCGCGGATTTCATCGCGGCTTgtggcgattttttctcaaggGGAATcacgtgctcgtcgtcggtaCGCCGCATTCGCCGTACGCGCAGCAATACAAGCCCGCCGACGTAACTCCTATCTTGCTCGAACgcgaaaagaaggagaaaaaaaagtaa
- the LOC136183650 gene encoding uncharacterized protein has protein sequence MAKAVIQQTQITCLRTAEASPGKNRCTEFLPGCELGRNGTYTDTEPGYVAKKFGVDDYDRKKKTNFVQRWGDCNRKAENFVQWFISEVLEPTDGHACHTANPDKVFACDRASPDRNGCVAFFPRCEGMNNWAALTVNGVHQSRPAAHL, from the exons ATGGCCAAGGCTGTCATACAGCAAACCCAG ATAACGTGTTTGCGTACGGCAGAAGCCAGTCCTGGTAAGAACCGTTGCACGGAGTTCTTACCAGGCTGTGAATTGGGGCGCAATGGGACATACACGGACACAGAGCCAGGGTACGTGGCCAAGAAGTTCGGCGTGGACGACTATGacaggaagaagaaaacgaatttcgtGCAGCGGTGGGGCGACTGCAACAGGAAGGCAGAGAATTTTGTGCAATGGTTCATCAG TGAGGTTCTTGAGCCCACTGATGGCCACGCCTGTCATACAGCAAACCCAG ATAAAGTGTTTGCGTGTGACAGAGCCAGTCCTGATAGAAACGGCTGCGTGGCATTCTTTCCACGCTGCGAA GGGATGAATAATTGGGCCGCGCTTACAGTGAATGGCGTCCACCAATCGCGGCCGGCGGCGCACCTCTGA